The Prosthecochloris marina genome window below encodes:
- the bchF gene encoding 2-vinyl bacteriochlorophyllide hydratase, with translation MPRYTPEQLEKRNASVWTDIQLILAPIQFFVFLIGVILTFLYAQNDQIFSFYWVSIAILFKTLLFGLLLVTGAYFEKEIFDTWIYGKEFLWEDVGSTVAAFFHLLYFVMAYMGYSENVLIWEAFLAYFTYVVNALQYLVRIILEKLNERRLKAGGMI, from the coding sequence TTACACTCCGGAACAACTTGAAAAGCGCAATGCTTCCGTATGGACGGATATACAGCTCATTTTAGCGCCGATCCAGTTTTTTGTGTTTTTGATCGGTGTGATTTTGACTTTTCTTTATGCACAGAATGATCAGATTTTCAGTTTTTACTGGGTAAGCATCGCGATTCTTTTCAAGACGCTCCTTTTCGGGCTTTTGCTCGTCACCGGTGCGTATTTTGAAAAAGAAATTTTTGATACCTGGATTTATGGTAAGGAATTTTTGTGGGAAGACGTTGGCAGTACTGTAGCTGCATTTTTCCATCTCTTGTATTTTGTTATGGCTTATATGGGATATTCGGAAAACGTTCTCATCTGGGAAGCATTTCTTGCTTATTTCACCTATGTGGTCAATGCTTTACAGTATCTTGTCAGAATTATTCTTGAAAAGCTCAACGAAAGGCGTTTAAAGGCGGGCGGTATGATTTAG